The nucleotide sequence CTGATAAATAGGTACAGATTGTAACGCAAAACCGAGCAAGAAGGAAGGATTCGCGTTCCCCAAACTTGACTTTCCGACCCTGGAGTCTAGAATCTCCCTGTGGAGGTGCAGGGGTGCATTATTGCACACAGTGAGCCTTCCACGCTCTCGTTCACAGCCCGCAGAGCTTTCACAGCCTGATGGAATGCCTCGGGCTTTCGGAAAAGCAAACCTCTCTCTTCGGGCTTCTGGATCGCTTTTCCTCTGAAAACGGGGAGAAGAAACTGAAGAAGCACTTCCGCGAAGTCCACCGGATTGACTATCCCAACACTCTCCGCTTCTACTCGGGAATCTGGAAGAACTTCTCGCCTATCTTCGCTTCAAAATGCCTCCGCTCCAGGAAGGGAGTCAGGCGGGAGATCTTCCTCTCGGCATGGTCGAGAAAGCGCGGGAGTGTCTGGACCGCCTTGGACAGATTCAGATTGAAAAAGACGACGCGGCCTTCTACTGCCGCCATCCCCGCTAGCGGACAAGAAGTAGCTTCAGGCTTCTGCTTCTCTCCCGGCTCTTGATCCTCGCCAGATAAACCCCGCTGGCCAGACCCTGCGGCTTCCAGTCGATGATACCCTGTCCCCGGGAAGCCAATCCCCGGAAGAGATTGCAAACATGGCGACCTTCAGCATCGTAGATATCCAGGCTGAATGGCTCTTCCCCGGGCATGGAGTAGGAGATTCTCGTGAGCGGATTGAAGGGATTGGGCCAGGCCTGCAAAGTGATGCTGGCCGCAGGATCCGGGCTCGGCGTGATCAAACCGGATAGACGGAAGGTGCCCTGGCTTGCCGTGGCAACATAGAGAGACTGATCCAGAGAAGACCAGGAGGCGTCAATCGCCTGCCCCGGGAGGTCCATCGTGAAGTCATCCCAACTCTCTCCCAGGTTCCCTGACAGGAATACCTGCCCGGAGAAAGTGACCGCGACGAGAAAATCGGAAGGGGAAAGCCAGGAACTTCCTCGCGGAATCGAAATCAGTTCCCTGCAAGCATGATCAAGAACCGGCTCCCAATTGCCAGACGAAAAACTCCGGTACACTCCCGTGTCCAGACTCGCAAACAGGCAATGTTCCGGGAAGGCATCACCCCCGGGGAAGGCGCAATGAACATCGTAGACGCCATAGCCCGGGGGAAGGTCGCCGGAAATGGACTCCCAGGTCTCCCCTTCGTCCCAGGAACGGACCACGCCTGCATCGCCGGACAGGTAGAGGAGCCCGTTGTCTTCGTCGAGTGAGGTCATCGTATAATGACCGTGCCCAAGGAGAAGCTCCCATGTCTCCCCTCCGTCACCGGAGCGAAGAAACTCGCCGGGGGAGATATCGGACCAGGTGCAGGCATAGTATTTCGAGGATCCATAGAGGAGACCCGTTACCCAGCCGCCATCGCTATCGTAGGTAATCCATGAAGTGGCGCCCAAATCCTCGCTGATTTCCAGATAGCCCTTGAACCAGGCGTTCATCCGGCCTGTGATCACCCGTTCCGGGAATTCTGGATGCAGCCCGATGGCATAGACGCTACGGCCGATCCAGCCCTCTTCATCCCATTCTGTCCAGGTGCCCGTTTCCTGATCCAGATAGTGGAACCCCTCATAGGTTCCGACAAAAACCCGGGGCTGCGTCGGGTCGACCTCAATGCAGGTGGCATGAATCCCCTGCATGGACAAGTACTCCCAGGAGTAGAGATCAAGAGCAGGGGCGGACATGGGAGCCAGAAGAAGAGTGACAAGACAGGGAAGAACAAGCCGTCCTAGTATCGCCACTTCAGCATGCTCCAGCTACAGTCCTCGCTGGCCGTCGGAATCGTCATGAAGGCAAGGCCCACGAGACCCTCGTATCCCACGGGTCCGACCTCGCTGAGAAGCCCGGTTGCAGGATCGATTGTGACAAGAATCTGGGGGGAGGCTTGATCAAGCGGACGGGAGATCCCAAAGAGGAGACCCTCCTGGGAATAGTCCAGTCCTACCAGAGGCACTCCCAGCGTAGACAGATAGAGAGTCTGGGCCGTATTCGGATCGATCATGATAAAAGCACAGTTCGCTGCCGTTGGACCGGTAACACTGCCAAGCAAGAGCCCTTCAGGGGTGAAGCTCAGACCATCGACATCCGCCCATCCTTCGCTATAGGGACCAATCGTGGTTCCACTTCCCGTGTTGGGATCGATGCTGATCAGGAGTTCCGAAGTTCCCTCGCAGGACAGGTCGGCGCTTGCAAAGAGACCACCGGGCCCCCAGGCCAGAGCTTCCACGGGACAGTAACTGCCCGTGTCTCCCTCGATCCAGGAATTGCCGGTATCGGGATCGAAGCGGGCAAGGTCATCGCCCTCGACAATAGCATAGAGATGGCCTTCGGGATCAGAGGCAAGAGCCTCGCAGTTGCTGTAGGGCATCTGCGCAAAGTGCTCCCCCGTTCCTGTCACCGGGTCCAGAAGAAGCAGTTCTCCAGAATCGGTCAAACCGAGAAGGAGTTCAACGGACAGGGCTTGAAGGACAAGGATGCAGAGAAGAAGAATTGAAAGACGGTACTTCATGGGTACCCCTTTCGGGTCAGGATGCAGATTCGCCAGGTGCGTTTTGATCCTTGATAAGTATGACAGCTTCCTCCGAGGGAAACAAAGCAAAACTGTGGGGAACTGTGAGGAAGCATGAAGCCGCTTGAACCCTTGCCAGGATTTGACTAGGCTCGCATCAAAGGAGGCTTCTTGACAGTTCTCTTGTTTCTCATTCTCCTTCTTGTCCTGCCCGCACATGCTAGGGAAGATCCCGGTCCTCCACCAGACATCAAGGACTTGCGGGAGTTCTTCGCTTCCGAAAGACTGGACGAGGCAGAGGCTCTTCTTCAGGACTGGCTCCAGCGTGATCAGGCTCGCCCGGACAGCCCTGATCGTGCGGAATGCCTGGTCAATCTGGCTCTGGTGTACAAGCGAGCAGGAGACTTCAAGAAAGCGCGCCCCAGCTACGAGCAAGCCCTTGGTCTGCGGAAGATATTCGCTTCCGGGGACTCCCTTCTCCTGGCCCGGGAACTGAACCGCTATGGGAACTTCCTCTATGAAGCAGGAGAAGAAGAGGCCGCCATCGCCCCCACTCTCCAGGGGCTGGGAATTCGCAAACGCCATTTGGGAAACACGCACCCAAAAGTTGCCTACACGCTCAACGGGCTTGCCAACATTGAGATGGCCATCGGTCACTACCCGAAGTCCGTCTCCATTTTCGAAGAGGCTCTTTCCAT is from Candidatus Krumholzibacteriia bacterium and encodes:
- a CDS encoding T9SS type A sorting domain-containing protein — encoded protein: MAILGRLVLPCLVTLLLAPMSAPALDLYSWEYLSMQGIHATCIEVDPTQPRVFVGTYEGFHYLDQETGTWTEWDEEGWIGRSVYAIGLHPEFPERVITGRMNAWFKGYLEISEDLGATSWITYDSDGGWVTGLLYGSSKYYACTWSDISPGEFLRSGDGGETWELLLGHGHYTMTSLDEDNGLLYLSGDAGVVRSWDEGETWESISGDLPPGYGVYDVHCAFPGGDAFPEHCLFASLDTGVYRSFSSGNWEPVLDHACRELISIPRGSSWLSPSDFLVAVTFSGQVFLSGNLGESWDDFTMDLPGQAIDASWSSLDQSLYVATASQGTFRLSGLITPSPDPAASITLQAWPNPFNPLTRISYSMPGEEPFSLDIYDAEGRHVCNLFRGLASRGQGIIDWKPQGLASGVYLARIKSRERSRSLKLLLVR